Proteins encoded by one window of Mus musculus strain C57BL/6J chromosome 10, GRCm38.p6 C57BL/6J:
- the 4930444G20Rik gene encoding SUMO/sentrin specific peptidase-like translates to MWQPKQPGLEMKPEASGIGQKRKYHDESVTEIESEPLGQEPKRKCQDGTGMVFKEPGKEPRDQELPREHPSKGQVRKPQGKTPKQLEPLELTEGSPEQVVTGRKPADGGKGHKRPYSVMEENEQSPQKEKYGRLLQHLQCDQDVSSDPHRPHPFLTNTWKIKGGESEDSRGSERTQSDREPSTVVALKECLSPEEREKCCSEEKCVTEKKDCIKGEGRRGNSLEPDLPGTQAQIILDSGKGNSLFPNKVAVLAAEKKPITDRGKGREMDQILDITEDMEKEIENALGPGPQEEILSSRFKLQISRGDIQTLENGQWLNDEVINFYMNLLVERNENQGYPALHVFSTFFYPKLKHGGYSSVKRWTRGINLFEKELILVPIHQRVHWSLVVIDLRKRSIVYLDSMGQTGKSICETIFQYLQNESKTRRNVELDPLEWKQYSVTSEEIPLQLNGSDCGMFTCKYADYIARDQPVTFSQQHMPTFRKRMVWEILHSQLL, encoded by the coding sequence ATGTGGCAACCTAAACAGCCTGGGTTGGAGATGAAGCCTGAAGCTTCAGGAATAgggcaaaaaagaaaataccacgATGAAAGTGTGACAGAGATAGAGTCTGAACCTTTGGGACAAGAACCAAAAAGGAAATGCCAGGATGGAACAGGGATGGTATTTAAAGAGCCTGGCAAGGAGCCTCGAGATCAAGAGCTCCCGAGAGAACATCCTAGCAAGGGTCAGGTACGGAAACCCCAGGGAAAGACTCCAAAACAACTAGAACCCCTAGAGTTGACCGAAGGATCTCCAGAGCAGGTTGTAACTGGGAGGAAGCCTGCTGATGGTGGCAAGGGTCACAAGCGGCCCTATTCCGTCATGGAAGAAAACGAACAAAGCCCCCAAAAGGAAAAATACGGAAGGTTGCTTCAACACCTTCAGTGCGACCAAGATGTGAGTTCAGACCCACACAGGCCTCACCCGTTCCTTACAAACACCTGGAAGATCAAAGGGGGCGAGTCAGAAGACAGTCGTGGATCAGAAAGAACTCAGAGCGATCGAGAACCATCTACTGTTGTTGCTCTAAAAGAATGTCTTTcaccagaggagagagagaagtgctGTTCTGAGGAGAAATGTGTTACAGAGAAGAAAGATTGTATAAAGGgtgaaggaagaagggggaacAGCTTGGAGCCTGATTTACCAGGAACACAGGCTCAGATCATCCTGGATAGTGGCAAAGGCAATAGCTTATTCCCCAATAAGGTGGCAGTCCTTGCGGCAGAGAAAAAGCCTATTACAGAccgaggaaaaggcagagaaatgGATCAAATCCTTGATATTACAGAGGACATGGAGAAGGAAATTGAGAATGCATTGGGTCCAGGACCCCAAGAGGAAATCCTAAGTTCCAGATTCAAGTTGCAAATCAGCAGAGGAGACATCCAGACGCTGGAGAACGGTCAGTGGCTCAATGATGAGGTCATCAATTTCTACATGAACCTTCTGgttgagagaaatgaaaaccaaggcTACCCGGCTCTGCATGTCTTTAGCACTTTCTTTTACCCCAAGCTAAAGCATGGCGGTTACAGTTCCGTGAAAAGATGGACTCGAGGCATCAATCTCTTTGAAAAAGAACTCATCTTGGTGCCTATTCACCAGAGGGTACACTGGAGCCTGGTGGTAATCGATTTAAGAAAACGAAGTATTGTATACCTCGATTCCATGGGGCAGACAGGGAAGTCTATCTGTGAGACCATCTTCCAATATTTACAAAATGAGAGCAAGACACGCAGGAACGTTGAGCTGGACCCTTTGGAGTGGAAGCAGTACAGTGTGACATCAGAGGAGATTCCTCTGCAACTGAATGGGAGTGACTGTGGAATGTTTACCTGTAAATATGCAGATTACATCGCTAGGGACCAGCCTGTGACCTTTTCTCAGCAACACATGCCCACCTTCAGGAAGAGGATGGTCTGGGAAATCCTGCACAGTCAATTACTGTAA